tagtgACATTGCAGAGAAGGATTCTTCCTCTCTATCTTTTGGCGCGTTAGTGAAGGGggtattctattttcttaaagcGCCCAAGGGGGCGCAGGGACTTCGGAGAGAAGAgtggggaggaaagaggaagggtgggtggggggcagagggtgaGTCGGCGGCGAGGGAAAGAGCTTTCTTGAGGCACGATGCAGTCCCTGCTGGTGCTCACTTTCTCCGCGTGCGTCCTGCTCGGCTGGGCGTTGTTGGCCGGCAGCAcgggtggcggtggcggtggcggtggcggtggcggtggcggcgggggcgcgggccCAGGCGGCGGGCGCTGGGAAAGAGAGGCGCTGCCGCCGCAGAAGATCGAGGTGCTGGTGCTGTTGCCCCAGGATGATTCGTACTTGTTCTCCCTGGCCCGGGTGCGTCCGGCCATCGAGTACGCTCTCCGCAGCGTGGAGGGCAACGGGACAGGGAGGCGACTTCTGCCGCCGGGCACTCACTTCCAGGTGGCTTACGAGGACTCGGACTGCGGCAACCGTGCGCTCTTCAACTTGGTGGACCGCGTGGCTGCGGCGCGGGGCGCCAAGCCCGACCTCATCCTGGGACCTGTGTGCGAGTACGCGGCAGCGCCCGTGGCCCGACTAGCTTCGCACTGGGACCTGCCCATGCTGTCAGCCGGGGCACTGGCCGCCGGCTTCCAGCAGAAGGACACTGAGTACTCGCATCTCACGCGCGTGGCGCCCGCCTACGCCAAGATGGGCGAGATGATGCTTGCCCTGTTCCGCCACCACCACTGGAGCCGTGCCGCGCTGGTCTACAGCGACGACAAGCTGGAGCGGAACTGCTACTTCACCCTCGAGGGGGTCCACGAGGTCTTCCAGGAGGAGGGTTTACACACGTCCGCCTATAATTTCGACGAGACCAAAGACTTGGACCTGGACGACATCGTGCGCTATATCCAGGCCAGCGAACGAGGTGAGCAGGACCGCGCCCCGGGCCCCAGGCCCTAACCCAACCGCTCTCTGCGGCTCTCCCTACACACCCGTCCACGCCTCTGCGAACCCCACTGCCCCCTAGTGCGCCGAGGACCTGGGAAGGCACGCTCGTTCACCTGTGCGTTGTTTAGCTGCGACGACCTTTGATGATCGCCCATCTCTGGCAAGGGCTGTACGTAGATGGTCCCAGGGAGGCGCAGGGGTCTGGGGAAAATCTGAGTCCGCCGTTCCTGTGTGCCCAGGTCCGACAGGTGCTGTAAAAACCAtctagtttttttcttcctcctttccactAAGCGGGTACCGGACGGTGATTAGGGGGCGCACTCCCAGGGCCCTGCTCCAACTAGGGTCTGTCTGAAGCACGTGGAGGCCCAAAGAACTTGTTACCGAGTCCTATGCTGTCCTGCACCCCCCCTTAGTGCGGTGGCGACGCTCTGCAGCAGTGCGCGCCACTTGGCTCACTAAGTCTCCGGGTTTCCCTGACTGCTCTTTCCACAGACCCCAGGTTTCTTTTAAAGGCTCACTGTGCCACTGTTCTCATTCCTTCCATGGCCCCTCCAGCCCCTTATAAACGAGCTTCTGTGGTTTCCATCCGAAATACCTCTCTGTACGTGGACACAGGCGACATTCACTTCCTTGTCGCTCTGGGCATCGCAGTCTCTAAAGCGCCCAGAGCTAGGCTTTGCGGGAGCGCGTTCTGGAGACTTGGGCGATGAACCTCCTTTCCacctgtctcccccaccccatcccccgcCCATCCCCAAGTTTTCTCCCCGGGTCTCTGGGAGTTTGAAATAATACCCCAACTGGACAAAGAGCGCGAGGCTGGGGGTGGCTGCTATGGCTACGGGGAGCGGGTGGTCGCGGATACGTAATCGCGGAACCCCCCAGTGCGGCGGGGGAGACCGCGGGGTGGCGGGTTGAGTTTCCAGCGCAGCGCGGTTCCCTCCTCCCTCGCGTCGCTCCTGCGGTGCACAGCGCTCAGGGATCCCGCCTCTGCTCCCCCTGGGCGCGCACGCACTTGGGAAGTGCAATCCCCCCGCAAAGCTCCTGGCAACCCCAGAGCCAGGCGGCTGAGACCGAAGGGGAGCGGGGCTCGTCCACAACTTGGCATGACCGGGCACCAGGGCGCCGGCTGTGAGGGGCAGCGCAAACGGAGGCGGGGGGTTGGGTGGGAGGCTCAGGAAAAGGTGAGAGTGGGCAGAGAAGCCATCGAGGGTGGCGCTGCAGCCACCCCCTTTTCCCAGCATGGCCACTTCGGACTTGAGTGAACGCACCCTTTAGAGCGAAGAGGCAGGAGCTGGTGACAGTGGGGACGCATGACCAAGTTTTGAGCGCCCGAACTCCGGGTTGTCTGAACCGAATCCCCGCCGGCCAAGCAGACGGGGCGCGGTCTTTGGTGATTATGAAAAAGGGCATTAGTGTCCACCGGCTGCTGACGTGCCCGCTCGAGGAACCCACATCCActtttctccccactcccagttCCCATGTTAGCGCAGCCTCCTGAAGACCTCGGGCTGCTCTTGCCtctggaacattttttttcagctCTCGGCTTTGGAGGGCCGGGAGCTAGAAGTCGGAGACTTCCCAGGGCCcgctgggtgtgggggtgtgtcCCCCTGCGGGCGAGATCCGCAATTGGCGAACGCTTCTGTGCTGCCACAGCCCTGTAGGTGCCAGTGTTGCCGGTGGCCACAGTGCACGTGGCCTGGGATATCAGGCCCAGGGCATCCGTCCGCTCAGATGAGGGGGGCAGGCGCGGGGTGGGGCCCCCCTGAGCCCCACACTggtggctggggcctgggggcaggaAGGGCGGCAGTGCTCTAGAGGGACTTGGGGACGCGATGCTCCTTGGGGCTTCAGAGGACTTGGGCTGCAGTCTGCCACGGCTGGTTGTCACTTTGATTCCAAAAGCGTCGTAGAAGTTCCCACTTCTCTTTgcgcttttttctttcttccgaGTTCGAATTTAGTGGTGAAACTTTGCTGGGCTGACCTGTATATTTTACAGGTGATAAGTTTACTGTTTTATGATTCTTACTCTAAAACGTATTTCCAACAGTGACTTGGCAGATACTcagaaatatgaaacaaaatagtTTCTCCTCTAAGctgtccctccccctctcccctctgaaATTCCTTACTCTCAGGAGAGAGAGTTACTTGATAACAAAGCTTTCTTGGGGGATCTTTTACAAACACATTTGAGTCCTGCTGCTTCACTATAAGCAGTTAATGTAAATAGGGGTTTAGGATATGGTTTCCTTGGGATTTGGGGCTCAGCCACTCACTGGCTGGGGGCTCTTGGACTGCTGTTAAATCTCCAAACTTCAGGTCTCTCAGGTAAAATGGGGTAATGGAACACCAACAACTTTGGGAAGCTGGGAGGGTTAAAAGAGCTAACTCAGGAATGCACTGAAACAGTGCCGGGTGtatactaagtgctcaataaatgtgctCTTTTATTGTAGTTGTTATAATGATTTTACCTATGTGATGATAATCACCTTTACCGAGAAGGTGAGGCCATGCCATGGGGAAGAACCCTGGGCTGAGAAGCAGATGCTTCTGGATTTGGCATCTCCACTTGgcatctatgttttcttctctgtgaaaCAAGTAGAGTGGGCATCAGGCCTCTCAAAACTGATATTTGGTGTCCTGATTTGCACCCACCCAAGTGTAAAAATGCAACTGACAGTATTTTTGCCTCTGAAAATTCCATAGTAACCATCAGGTACTAAAGTAGAAAGAGACCCCATTCTTTTGGTGAGAATATTTTTAGCACTTATTTTGAggttaaatttctctttaaaaccaGATTGTAAACGTTTGAATTTCTTAACAGGTAAAAACTGGCAATCCCACCATCTCAAATAATAACATGACTAAAATTTCATTTGGCTATGTGCTGTActgcagaaagaaaaactaatagaCATTAACTGTTATTTCATTTTAGGGATTTTCCATCAAagtcaataatttaaaaacatctttttctgTCATATCTTTAGCTAATATCACTGAAATGCACATAGCtgagtatatattatttaaaaaaataatgatcttTGTTTAAAATGGATTCACTTATACAGCCTACTACTGCCCTCAATATTCCTCTTTTcacaataaattcatttttacaaagacaggtttagaaagaaagaattttttcaaGCAACAAAAGCCAGTAGCTATTTTCTCTATACACCCTATATGATGTAGACCTAGAAGTATTCCACACACAAATGTTTTTGTAAGAACTGTAGTTTTATCCTTTTAAGTCATATATATCATTAAACCAGGCCTCCATAATAACTATAAAGACAACAGTAGTTAATCAATACAagagtcatttatttttagaattagtCTGGGGTGAATGACTGAGCATTCAAGcagaatttttaagcaaaaagtaCATGTTAAATGTGAAATAACTAACACACAGCAGGGGGAAAAGAAGCCTTCTCGGCTGCAGTGTAGAAATTCTGAAGGCCTTTGGAGGAGATAGAGCTTtgtgaacaacaaaaataaaggtaCACTCTCTATTTTGCAAATGATATCCATTGCTGTGTAGTGTAGAAATAGCCAGAGAGAAAcctttttagagaaaaattagattttatttttaccaaagtCAGTTATACAATAACAtagtttaaaatcataaaattacaCATCTTAGTGGGAAAAAAAGTTTCCTGTTTTCTACTCTCCATTTCTTACTTTCCAGAGGCAACCACTTTCAACTCTTGTAGCTGTTCCTGCAGGTAATGCCTTTATATCTCTGAATAACTTGctataataattttgatttttatttttcagttttaggtcTTATCTCTTGGTATCCCAGTGGAAGATGATGTTCAGTTCTCTTCTACTGCCCGTTAATCACACATGCAAGTTTTCCTTCCAGTCATTCTTCCAATATGGTTGTGTTCAGACTTTTctggggaggatgaggcaggaggattacttgaatccaggactttgaggttgcacctgtgaatagccactgcactccagtctggacaacacagtgaaatcccattccttaaatttttttttagttagctcAGTATTTGGTATTGATATGATTATTACCTTCTAAATGATATTTGCAGTTGAGCTGTATAGAGGACTATTCTGGCATTTCCTTTCTTGCCCTTCTTGCTTTCCTTAGGATTAAAAAAACCAATGTTTTTGTTAATTTGCTTAGTTTCCTATGGAGTTGTAAATAAATCATCTTCTAATTCTCCATGTTAAGCCTCCTGAgctattttcagtttattttccagGCACACTGCATATTGACACTTTGGGTTCTTTCTTTTGTACCTTCCTGGGACTCTCATCGCCTCCCTGTTGAGCTGATTGTATGTTCCTCTTTCTTGATTATACTCTTGTTTTGATGGAGCACATCCTCCAGAAGCTTTCTGAGGAAAGATAGATGAAATCTACATTTTGAGACCTTTTGTGACTGAAAAATTTCCTATCCTATCCTTATACATAACTATAGAATTCTGTGCACGTGCTTTTCTCTCAAAATTTGACAGTATTGCTCCATTGTCTTCTAAATTCTAGTGTTGTTATTAGGAAGCTTGAATTGATTCGGATTTTGgacttattgtttattattttgtttttcctggaaatttttagaatcttctctttgctcttagtgttttaacatttcattataaTGTGCTTTGATGCCAGTATTTTGGCTTGCATACTCGATAGGGCCTGTCTATCCAGAAcctcatgtttttttaaattctgggaacatttcttaaagtatttttttgaTAATGTTATCTcccttttttttggtttttctctttctagatttctttctttctttcttctttctttctttctttctttctttctttctttctttctttctttctttctttctttctttctttctttctttctttctttctttctttctttctttctttcctttgacaGAGTCTTATTCTTGTTGCCttggctacagtgccgtggcgtcagcctagctcacagcaacctcaaactcctgggctcaagcgatcctcctgccttagcctcctgagtagctgggactacaggcatgcgccaccatgcctggctacttttttctatatatttttggttgtccagctaatttctttctatttttagtagagacagtgtctcactcttgctcaggctggtctcaaactcctgagctcaaacgatcagcccaccttggcctcctagagtgctaggattacaggggtgaaccaccacacccggcctagatttttttcttatttggatgTTAGACCTCCTGGATtgattctctatttttcttatcttgCTCCTATTTACTAcctgcctttgtttttttttaaattccttttgctTGGATATTTCTTTGACCACTTCTAAAATTCCTATTGAGTTTTCCATTTCTGTTATCATATTTTCAGTTTGCAGGACATGGCACACCTAACTTTTCTTCCATGCAGTAACATTCATCTTTCCCTTCTAAGTTTAGGATTACAGGGAAGATGGGTTAGGAGTCAGATGGTGAAtatgaaaaaatcatttttattattgataaaacCAGTTGGAGAACATGGATTTAGATCTGTTGCCAAAAGAGCCTGCTTGCTATTAGTTCCTCTTAGAATTAGCAGGGGCATGCAGTAAATCCCCCTCTAGGATCCAGCCCTTTACTTGATGACAAAAGTAGCCCAATAGTGTGCTCTCTGCAAGCAGACACATCccgaagaggaaggaagaaaggactgAGTCTAGCATGCCCAGTTTTAGGCTCAACAATCAGACAgttcacttcttttttattttttgagggtgCAGAGAGGATAAACAAAGGCACATTGAGAGATGAGGAATATTAACCCATTAGAGGTTGCTCCATATGGAAAACTGGGGAAAGGATATCAGCCCCAACTTAGGTATACTATCTGGAATGTTTTTGGTTCTCTGAATTGACTTTTCCAGCCActcctttgcatttctttctgttgttctTAGAGTGATTGCAAGAATGTCCTGCATTAGTGAGAAGCCATTTACAGAAGTGGTTGCAGGAACCAGATGGTGGAGGATAGCATGGAACATTGCAAGTTCTTTGGCAAGAAGGAGAAAATAGAGCAGGATGAAGAAAAGTCTGTCCAGAAAGTTAGAGCCACATCATCATGCTGTCTTTTAGAAGTTTAACAATTTgaccaaaaaaattaatatttgtgtatttaaatatgCTTAGATGCAACAGAAATTGCCTTAACTGACCTCCACTTATGCAGGTTGCAGGATTAGCTGATGCTCTCTGTTCCTGTGTAAATTTTATCACGTGATGGTAGGTGCTGGCAGCTAGTATAGTTCTCTTGAGTATGCCACACACTGCTAATACTTCTCTATTTACATTCCATGAGGTGCCCCCAAATCTGTTTATGCCAGTTGTGTTTATTATCACAACTAGTAATTAAATTAGTTATTATGTAAATTGATAAAACATGAGTAGAAGGAGAAAACtactttaatgaaaaaatattttagacaatTTGATAGAGTATATAAAGGCAAGATGCTAAAAATACTTGCTATTCAATTAGGCACGAATGAGACATCCCTAAGAGATTGGGGAATATGATAAAAATCTAGGAATCTGCACTGACTGCTTTGCCAATGTCATCAAGCACTTGCTCCAACTTGAACTAAAACTGGATGATAAATGTGCATTATGGGTTTGGTTTATTCAAGAAAGACAGTGCTCCACCCATGAACTTGGGAATTAGGGTTTCCTTTTGAGACTTAAACTGCATGGTCAACACAAAATGGATAAGATCTAACATAATCAAACTCGGCTTAGATAGGCACAGTGCCAGTCTGCATCACTCTTGCTCCATCTAAGTGGGTATTAACATTTTAAGGAAGAATATGTCCCTTGGAAGGgtttgatggtggtggtgatgatgggaagtgttttagttcattttctgctgctctaacagaataccacagactgggtaatttataaagaaaagaagtttatttagctcGTGGTTCTAGATGCTAGGAAGCccaagagcatggtgccagcatccagtgagggtcttcttgctgtaTCATAACACGGTTGAGGGCATCACATAGTGAGAGGGCAAGTGTGTGCCAGCTCTggtctcttcttcttataaagccaccaatTCCATCATGTGGGCCCCACCCTGATGGCCTTATCTAATCTTAATtatctcctaaaggccccacctccaaataccaccaACATATGGATTTgaagattaagtttccaacacatgaaatgTTAGGGGACATGATCAAACCatagcagggagaaagagaaggagacagggcaggaatgtaaaaacagaaaaaatggtgTCACAGAAGCCAGTGTTGGGCAATGCTTAGAGAAGCTTGTGGTCTGGCTCTAGGACACAGCCTGTTTGGTCCTGGACCAGGTCTATCTCTTAGATGGTTGCTTAGAGTTATCAAGGCCTGGTGCCTTTGACACCTGAATCCTCCAACTGACCTCCCTGATGCTGATTTTATCCTCACTAGCATCCTAATGCTTATAATTTGCCTGTCTAGTTAGCATGCCTGGGTACAGGGCATGCTGATACAAATGTATCCATAGCCATTCTGGTCCTCATTGAATTTAAGTAAACTGCATTTCAGATTATCTGTAAATATCTGAGTTGGGTTATTGGAAATCTGCCCCTAAACTGCTAAGGTATCAAAAAGAGGTTGTGACACTATGCTGTATGTGCTGACAGAATCAGGTTCTGCATCAGGGGGTTGAGAGCCAGACCCTGGAATTTGATCAGTTGATTGAGAAATGATGAGGGCCGCTTGGTGGCTGGTCAGCCAGAGCTTCCTGGAGACACTGGCCCTTGGAATCCACACTCTTCAACCTTGTCCAGCCTCAGCCTGATGTTGGCTGTTTTGTGGGACACCGTGGCTGTTTGTTCATTTATGGGGATAGAATCAAATCAGAGCTAAAACAAGCATGTAAGTCATGATGAATAATTAGGAGTTTCTTTGAAAGCTTCCTTACTGAGGCATCTTGGAATTCGATTATTTATCCTAAATATATAACTGTACTCCAGGCATAAACAACATCTACTCCCATAGTTATGGATGTTTAGGAGTCTTCTTTTAGAAATTTGATCTCTAGAGCTTTATCCTGTACACCAAGCCCTTTTGCAGTATGCAATGTCAGAGTTATGATCTAACACTCTGAATTAACGTGTATAGTAAACGAAATATCAACAAGAGCTTAACTCTCCATGCAGGTTGCCAAGGCCGCTTTGGCATAGCCTGAAGTTTGTTTTACGTCTTTCAGCACCCATGCTTTTACAAAGAACATACACATCTTGGAGGGCTGGCACGCATCGTGATAATGCGGTTTACAGCACCCAGGTCTCTCCAGGTCTCTCCTCTGCACAGTGTGTATGCAGCAAAACATAGTGGTGCTGGTCACAGAGCCGAGGGGCCATCGACAGGGATCAAATTGACCGGGTAGTGGTTAAGTCCCCACTTCACGCCAGCCCGTGTGGCTCTTATGTGGTAGGCAACAATATTCTGGAGTTGCGTGAAGCCTCTCAGACCCGACCATGTGGTTATATGCTGAGAGAACACGGGGGAGGGACTTGGAATCTTGTTAACTATTTCCTACGTGTATTGGGACAACCTGAGAATAATGCTCTAAGATTCAGACAGCAGAAAGCCCAGAGCCCTCACTGCATCCACTGATTTGCCAAAAGAATCTTCTCTCTAAAACCATTGAGTTTGCTTTTTCAGGAAAATCTATTTACCATGCTATTAAGTAGAAAAAGCAGTTGACACTCTTCCCTGTCTTATACTGGGCAAATCTGGTGATttatttgatgtattttttttaaaaaagaactttattttgaaataattttacacttctaaaaaagatggaagaaagtATTAAATAACCTCTCTGTAGAGCCTTCACTCAGATTTTCaccaattgttaatattttgccacatttgcttcaTGATTTCAAAtctccccctttctttctcttctcctctcctacCAATCTATCCCGCCATCCATTTATCCACCTatctacacatacacatacacacagataatattatctttttatgaaccatttgagagtaagtgcAGAATCATGCTTCTTTACCCCTAAGCATTTAGGTGTGTGTTTCTTAAGAATAAGGACGTTCACTTACATCACCACAGTATAATTATGAAAAGCAAAACCTTTAACGCAAACACAATTCTATTATCTAAGGTACAGCCTTTATTCACATTTCACCAGTTGTCTCCATAAGGTCCTTTATAAcatgactatttatttatttatttatttatttattaaggtCCAGGATGCATTCCAGCATCACACATGGCATTTAGTTTTCTGTTCTAAGTCTCTTCCAGAACGTTTCCTAAGcctgtctttgtttttcatgaaatCGACCATTTTAGAGAGCATAGGCCAATTATTCTACAGACTGTCCCCCAAGCTGGGTTTGGGGCGGCTTCCTTCCGGTTAGATGCAGGCTGCCCATTTGTGCGTTCTTGGTCCTTGGAGTGTGACATCGGGAGGCTCATGACTCTGCATTCCCAAGGTTGGTGATGTTGGCTTCCATCTCTTGGTTATGGTAGTGTCCTCTGTGTTTTTGCACCGTAAGTTTACTCTATTCCCCTTTGTAATTAACAAGTAATTTGGTAGGAGATACTTCAGGGCCATGTAAGTGCCCCGTTCCTGGCTAGGTGTCCCCCACTGGCGCAGGTGCGCTTGATGTCCTTGTGAAGGGCTGTCTCACGCGtgctgtctgtctctcccccagTGGTGATCATGTGTGCGAGCAGCGACACCATCCGGAGCATCATGTTG
The Microcebus murinus isolate Inina chromosome 11, M.murinus_Inina_mat1.0, whole genome shotgun sequence genome window above contains:
- the NPR3 gene encoding atrial natriuretic peptide receptor 3 isoform X2, with the translated sequence MQSLLVLTFSACVLLGWALLAGSTGGGGGGGGGGGGGGGAGPGGGRWEREALPPQKIEVLVLLPQDDSYLFSLARVRPAIEYALRSVEGNGTGRRLLPPGTHFQVAYEDSDCGNRALFNLVDRVAAARGAKPDLILGPVCEYAAAPVARLASHWDLPMLSAGALAAGFQQKDTEYSHLTRVAPAYAKMGEMMLALFRHHHWSRAALVYSDDKLERNCYFTLEGVHEVFQEEGLHTSAYNFDETKDLDLDDIVRYIQASERVVIMCASSDTIRSIMLAAHRHGMTSGDYAFFNIELFNSSSYGDGSWKRGDKHDFEAKQAYSSLQTVTLLRTVKPEFEKFSMEVKSSVEKQGLNEEDYVNMFVEGFHDAILLYVLALHEVLRAGYSKKDGGKIIQQTWNRTFEGIAGQVSIDANGDRYGDFSVIAMTDTEAGTQEVIGDYFGKEGRFEMRPNVKYPWGPLKLRIDETRIVEHTNSSPCKSCGLEESAVTGIVVGALLGAGLLMAFYFFRKKYRITIERRHQQEESNVGKHRELREDSIRSHFSVA
- the NPR3 gene encoding atrial natriuretic peptide receptor 3 isoform X1, yielding MQSLLVLTFSACVLLGWALLAGSTGGGGGGGGGGGGGGGAGPGGGRWEREALPPQKIEVLVLLPQDDSYLFSLARVRPAIEYALRSVEGNGTGRRLLPPGTHFQVAYEDSDCGNRALFNLVDRVAAARGAKPDLILGPVCEYAAAPVARLASHWDLPMLSAGALAAGFQQKDTEYSHLTRVAPAYAKMGEMMLALFRHHHWSRAALVYSDDKLERNCYFTLEGVHEVFQEEGLHTSAYNFDETKDLDLDDIVRYIQASERVVIMCASSDTIRSIMLAAHRHGMTSGDYAFFNIELFNSSSYGDGSWKRGDKHDFEAKQAYSSLQTVTLLRTVKPEFEKFSMEVKSSVEKQGLNEEDYVNMFVEGFHDAILLYVLALHEVLRAGYSKKDGGKIIQQTWNRTFEGIAGQVSIDANGDRYGDFSVIAMTDTEAGTQEVIGDYFGKEGRFEMRPNVKYPWGPLKLRIDETRIVEHTNSSPCKSSGGLEESAVTGIVVGALLGAGLLMAFYFFRKKYRITIERRHQQEESNVGKHRELREDSIRSHFSVA